The Cyclobacteriaceae bacterium DNA segment CAAAGTGCTCTTAATTCAAATCCTAATCTCATCCAAAATCCAGATTAATGAAGTATAAAATTTTAATTCTATTTTTTGTTTGTGTTGCTTTACTTCTTGCAGCGATGCATCCAATCGATCCGCCAAAGAAATTTAAGACAATTTCTAAAAAGGATTTGCAAGATAAGATTGCAGGTGCATGGATCGGTCAGATGATTGGAAATATTTATGGTCTCCCACATGAAAACAAGTATGTAGATGCACCGGGCCCTGAAAACTGGCCATACGGGTATACCAAAAACATCGACAAACTTAAAAAATACAATGGTGCTTTTTCAGATGATGATACCGATGTAGAATATATGTATCTCTTAAACATGGAAAAGTATGGTTATGAACCTACATACGAAAATATGCGGGAAGCATGGATGTATCATATTCGTGATCGTGTATGGCTTGCAAACCGTGCTGCCTTGGGATTAATGCATTTCGGATACACACCTCCTTTTACAGGAAGCAAAGAGATCAATCCGCATTGGTTTCAAATTGATCCTCAATTAATAAATGAAATCTGGGCATACACTGCTCCCGGCATGGTTCAATATGCTGCTGAAAAATCGGATTGGGCTGCACGTATTACCAGTGATAGCTGGGGGGCTGAACCTACTGTCCACTACGGTGCAATGTATGCCGCAGCTTTTTTTGAAAAAGATATTCGCAAGCTCATTGACATTGGGTTAAAAGAACTGCCAGCCGATGGGAGATACGCACAAACCATAAAGGATATGATTGCGCTTCATAAAAAATATCCAAACAAGTGGCAAGACGCATGGAAAGAAATGGCGGATAAATATTATGTAAATGAACCGGATCTTACCAAAACCATATGGAATGCAAACTTAAATGGCGCTTGTGGAATTTTAGCGATGCTATATGGTGAAGGTGATTTTCAGCGTACACTTGATCTCTCTTGTGCTATGGGTTTTGATGCCGATAATCAAGCTGCAACTGTTGCTGGTATTCTTGGTGTGATGTATGGGTTTGAAGCATTACCTAAAGATTTGTATTTACCCATTGAAGGTTGGAGTAAGCCTTTTAATGATACCTATATAAATATAACACGACATGAATTGCCCAATGCGAGTATTCAAGATATTATTGATAGAACGGTTGAGATGACTATCAAATTGATTGAAGGAAAGGGCGGTAAGGTTTCGGGTAAAGCAGGAGCAGAGAAAATAAGCATCAATACTGAGGCAACTTTTAATGTTCCGATAGAATTTTATATCGGCCCCGCACCAGTCATGGAAGTAAATAAGAAAGTTGACTTTGACTTCTACAGCGATGCCAATAAAAATTATTCATGGACACTCGTGGGTGGAGAACTTCCAAAAGGTACACTGTTTCAGGCAGGTAAGCTTACAGGTACCCCAGAAGTTCCAGGTATATACAAGATTACTATTCAACTCGATAATGGAAAGAAGATTTTGAAAAAGGACTTCGAGTTACTGGTACGCAATCAAAATTTGTCAAAGGGAGCAAAAACGGTATTATCAAATGTAAACACATTGAATAGAGCAGTACTCGATTCGTGCTGGACAACCTTCGGAAATTCGATGTATGCTGATACTCCTGAAATCATTCGGGATGGTGTAGTAAACGGTAAAGGTTCAGTTTTCTATAGCCTTGCTGCCAAATCAAAGATTCCGAAAGTTGATTACTACGGTTATGAATGGAGTGATGATCAAGAAATTGATATGCTTGTTTTCAATACGGGTGGTATGGAAGAATTTGGGGGCTGGTTTACCTCTTTGAATGTTCAATATAAAAATGAGGAAGGTAAATGGGTAGCTGCGGCGAGTGCGAGTATCCATCCATCCTTACCAGAAACCGATATCGTTTTCTTTCAACCGCATTTTGCAGAGTACATCATTAGGTTCAAACCAGTAAAAACAAAAGCCATTCGCATCATTGGTGATGCTATGATCCAGGATCATTGGAATAAATACACAAAAAACGTATCAGGCTTCACCTCGATTGCTGAGTTGGGAGTTTATAAATCAAACTGAAAATAGAACATGAATCAGAATCTAAATATAATGAGTAAGAGTTTTTTACTGATAATTCTATTGATCCTTTTCAGTTGCAACAACAGTACGGAAACAACAGATGTAAACAAAAAAGATGGTCTCGCCGAAAGTTCCATGCGAATATCACGTGAAGCGTTACAAAATAAGATTAAAGGTGGTTGGGCTGGCCAGACCATTGGTGTTGTGTACGGTGCTCCGGTGGAATTCAAATACAACGGATCCATGATTCATGATGCTCAGAATATTCCATGGGACGAACATTATGTGAAGTATTGGTGGGATAAAAAGCCAGGATTGTTTGATGATATCTATACTGATTTAAATTTTGTACAAGCATTTGAAATGTATGGTTTGGATGTTTCATCTGATTCTATCGCAAAGCATTGGTCCAGCACAGCATACCATCTGGCGCATGCGAATC contains these protein-coding regions:
- a CDS encoding ADP-ribosylglycohydrolase family protein — translated: MKYKILILFFVCVALLLAAMHPIDPPKKFKTISKKDLQDKIAGAWIGQMIGNIYGLPHENKYVDAPGPENWPYGYTKNIDKLKKYNGAFSDDDTDVEYMYLLNMEKYGYEPTYENMREAWMYHIRDRVWLANRAALGLMHFGYTPPFTGSKEINPHWFQIDPQLINEIWAYTAPGMVQYAAEKSDWAARITSDSWGAEPTVHYGAMYAAAFFEKDIRKLIDIGLKELPADGRYAQTIKDMIALHKKYPNKWQDAWKEMADKYYVNEPDLTKTIWNANLNGACGILAMLYGEGDFQRTLDLSCAMGFDADNQAATVAGILGVMYGFEALPKDLYLPIEGWSKPFNDTYINITRHELPNASIQDIIDRTVEMTIKLIEGKGGKVSGKAGAEKISINTEATFNVPIEFYIGPAPVMEVNKKVDFDFYSDANKNYSWTLVGGELPKGTLFQAGKLTGTPEVPGIYKITIQLDNGKKILKKDFELLVRNQNLSKGAKTVLSNVNTLNRAVLDSCWTTFGNSMYADTPEIIRDGVVNGKGSVFYSLAAKSKIPKVDYYGYEWSDDQEIDMLVFNTGGMEEFGGWFTSLNVQYKNEEGKWVAAASASIHPSLPETDIVFFQPHFAEYIIRFKPVKTKAIRIIGDAMIQDHWNKYTKNVSGFTSIAELGVYKSN